From a single Kitasatospora azatica KCTC 9699 genomic region:
- a CDS encoding glycosyltransferase family 39 protein, with the protein MSTASELPEQSAGDGEAGGGGVGRNIFDLARRGYWLWPALLTLGFGVYGSARVGLWRDELATWSAINRSPGQLYYLLHHVDAVSGAYYLFLQEWVRLFGHSLTVLRLPSALAMAGAAAFVALTGGKLFNKRTGLTAGLLFAVIPSVSRYAQEARSYAIVVLAVAAATWLLLRALERSGTLRWLLYSLAVATVGVFHMVALAILAPHALIVVARWWRERDRRLLLGFPAAALVALLAVLPIAYEGHKQAGRQLGWTSAPDLKYVADPFWRGLYGSTWVSLCVLALAVLPLAWPRGRRPAVTIAAVAILPIALIWVVSQSSSHYFLDRYLLFTLSAWAVLAGAGLCALRPRALVAVGLVAVALVGLDDQRHLRQVGSREQFNAKAAAAVIAKDYQPGDGLIAVRGDKAYLQIETAVDYDLPADRTPRTVLVSKTAAAYGDLLPLPCADPTACVGDTPRLWVVTIGNWLDPFTGLSSGELAALQNYKQVSSTNVPGLMVTLVERK; encoded by the coding sequence ATGAGTACTGCCTCCGAACTCCCCGAGCAATCGGCGGGGGACGGGGAGGCAGGCGGCGGGGGCGTCGGACGGAACATCTTCGACCTGGCGCGGCGCGGATACTGGCTCTGGCCCGCCCTGCTGACCCTGGGCTTCGGCGTCTACGGCAGTGCCCGGGTCGGCCTGTGGCGCGACGAGCTGGCCACCTGGAGCGCGATCAACCGCAGCCCCGGCCAGCTGTACTACCTGCTGCACCACGTGGACGCCGTCTCCGGTGCCTACTACCTGTTCCTGCAGGAGTGGGTCCGGCTGTTCGGCCACTCCCTGACCGTGCTGCGGCTGCCCTCGGCGCTGGCCATGGCCGGGGCCGCCGCCTTCGTCGCGCTGACCGGCGGGAAGCTGTTCAACAAGCGGACCGGTCTGACCGCGGGCCTGCTCTTCGCGGTGATCCCCTCGGTCTCCCGGTACGCGCAGGAGGCCCGCTCCTACGCCATCGTGGTGCTCGCGGTGGCTGCGGCGACCTGGCTGCTGCTGCGGGCGCTGGAGCGCTCGGGAACGCTGCGCTGGTTGCTGTACTCGCTGGCCGTCGCGACCGTGGGCGTCTTCCACATGGTGGCGCTGGCCATACTCGCGCCGCACGCGCTGATCGTGGTGGCGCGCTGGTGGCGCGAGCGTGACCGTCGACTGCTGCTGGGGTTCCCGGCGGCGGCGCTGGTGGCACTGCTGGCGGTGCTGCCGATCGCCTACGAGGGGCACAAGCAGGCCGGGCGCCAGCTCGGCTGGACCAGTGCTCCGGACCTGAAGTACGTGGCCGACCCGTTCTGGCGCGGGCTGTACGGCTCGACCTGGGTGAGCCTGTGCGTGCTGGCACTGGCGGTGCTGCCGCTGGCCTGGCCGCGCGGGCGCCGACCGGCGGTCACCATCGCGGCCGTCGCGATCCTGCCGATCGCGCTGATCTGGGTGGTCTCGCAGAGCTCGAGCCACTACTTCCTCGACCGCTACCTGCTCTTCACGCTGTCCGCCTGGGCGGTGCTGGCCGGTGCCGGGCTGTGCGCGCTGCGGCCGCGGGCGCTGGTGGCGGTCGGGTTGGTGGCGGTCGCGCTGGTCGGGCTGGACGACCAGAGGCACCTGCGGCAGGTGGGTTCGCGCGAGCAGTTCAACGCCAAGGCGGCCGCCGCCGTGATCGCGAAGGACTACCAGCCGGGTGACGGCCTGATCGCCGTTCGCGGTGACAAGGCGTACCTGCAGATCGAGACCGCGGTCGACTACGACCTGCCGGCCGACCGGACGCCGAGGACCGTCCTGGTCTCGAAGACAGCGGCGGCGTACGGGGACCTGCTGCCGCTGCCCTGCGCGGACCCGACGGCGTGTGTCGGCGACACCCCGCGACTGTGGGTGGTGACCATCGGGAACTGGCTGGACCCGTTCACCGGGCTGTCCTCGGGCGAGCTGGCCGCACTGCAGAACTACAAGCAGGTCTCGTCGACCAATGTGCCCGGGCTGATGGTGACGCTCGTCGAGCGGAAGTGA
- a CDS encoding glycosyltransferase family 39 protein: protein MPETIRVDDRPAEVGRRLRDVARRGYWLPPAVLTLAVCMYHITRTGLWRDELATWSAVDRSPGQLFQLLHHIDAVSGAYYFLLKGWVGLFGHSLLTLRMPSALAMAGSAALVALIGRQVFDRRVGLTAGLLFAVIPSVSRYGQEARSYAFVVLAVAAASWALLRALEQPRAGLRGLGWWGLYACCVGCAGLFHLVSLTILASHAGIVAHRWWRVRARGQVVGFVLAVPVGLLPLLPLAWIGMHQQGRQLGWLAAPTIQYVGDAFWPGLFGSSWTSVTVMALAALPLAWPRGRRRTLDLYLLAMLPVGLVWLVSQSGSHYFLDRYLLFTLPFWVLLAASALAGLRPRAVGLVGLAAVVLLAAPQQLQLRQPYAREHFDAAKAAAVLAAGYRPGDGMALPRGSFHWFFQVDTALGLYLPSQVAPTDVFRAKSPAQQQGLYSAGCPDDQTLSCLAAAAAPRIWVVTVAEPSDPFAGLSEAEKAALTSQYRVRSVTEVPGMVLTLMER from the coding sequence GTGCCGGAAACCATACGGGTGGACGACCGCCCGGCCGAGGTCGGACGCCGGCTGCGGGACGTGGCGAGACGCGGGTACTGGCTGCCGCCGGCCGTGCTGACGCTCGCCGTCTGCATGTACCACATCACCCGCACCGGCCTGTGGCGGGACGAGCTGGCCACCTGGAGCGCGGTCGACCGCAGCCCGGGGCAACTGTTCCAGCTGCTGCACCACATCGATGCGGTGTCGGGGGCCTACTACTTCCTGCTCAAGGGCTGGGTCGGCCTGTTCGGGCACTCGCTGCTGACGCTGCGGATGCCGTCCGCGCTGGCGATGGCCGGCTCCGCGGCCCTGGTCGCGCTGATCGGCCGTCAGGTCTTCGACCGGCGGGTCGGATTGACCGCCGGCCTGCTCTTCGCGGTGATCCCGTCGGTCAGCCGGTACGGCCAGGAGGCGCGCTCGTACGCCTTCGTGGTGCTCGCGGTGGCCGCCGCGAGCTGGGCGCTGCTGCGCGCCCTCGAACAGCCGCGGGCCGGGCTGCGCGGACTCGGCTGGTGGGGGCTCTACGCCTGCTGCGTCGGCTGCGCCGGACTCTTCCACCTGGTCTCGCTCACCATCCTGGCCAGTCACGCCGGGATCGTCGCCCACCGCTGGTGGCGGGTGCGCGCCCGGGGGCAGGTGGTGGGCTTCGTGCTGGCGGTCCCGGTCGGCCTGCTGCCGCTGCTGCCACTGGCCTGGATCGGCATGCACCAGCAGGGGCGCCAGCTCGGCTGGCTGGCGGCACCGACCATCCAGTACGTCGGCGACGCGTTCTGGCCCGGCCTGTTCGGCTCCTCCTGGACCAGCGTCACCGTGATGGCTCTGGCGGCACTGCCACTGGCCTGGCCGCGCGGTCGGCGCCGCACCCTGGACCTCTACCTGCTGGCCATGCTGCCGGTCGGGCTGGTCTGGCTGGTGTCGCAGAGCGGCTCGCACTACTTCCTCGACCGCTACCTGCTCTTCACCCTGCCGTTCTGGGTGCTGCTCGCCGCGAGCGCGCTGGCCGGGCTGCGCCCGCGCGCGGTCGGGCTGGTCGGCCTGGCCGCCGTGGTGCTGCTGGCCGCGCCGCAGCAGCTGCAGCTGCGGCAGCCGTACGCGCGCGAGCATTTCGACGCGGCCAAGGCGGCGGCCGTGCTTGCCGCGGGCTACCGGCCGGGCGACGGCATGGCCCTGCCCAGGGGCTCCTTCCACTGGTTCTTCCAGGTCGACACCGCGCTCGGCCTCTACCTGCCGTCCCAGGTCGCGCCGACCGACGTCTTCCGGGCCAAGTCCCCGGCCCAGCAGCAGGGCCTCTACTCGGCGGGGTGCCCCGACGACCAGACGCTCTCCTGCCTGGCGGCCGCGGCGGCGCCCCGGATCTGGGTGGTGACCGTCGCCGAACCCAGTGACCCGTTCGCCGGCCTGTCCGAGGCCGAGAAGGCGGCGCTGACCTCGCAGTACCGGGTGCGGTCGGTGACCGAGGTGCCGGGCATGGTGCTCACGCTGATGGAGCGGTAG
- the pcrA gene encoding DNA helicase PcrA encodes MSSLFDDLPLPGFEPFEAKPAADAMPVDLAEEPPPEEYHGHDEGGYEEEIPADLFHTDYAAQAARDAYYRNGAHRTVVDPAQLLEGMNDPQREAVLHAGSPLLIVAGAGSGKTRVLTHRIAYLLGARGVQPGEILAITFTNKAAGEMRERVEQLVGPRARAMWVSTFHSACVRILRRESKRLGFTSSFSIYDSADSQRLMSLVCRDLDLDPKQFPPKSFTAKVSNLKNELIDEESYAAQASNPMERKLAEAYALYQARLREANALDFDDIIMTTVNLLQAFPDAAEHYRRRFRHILVDEYQDTNHAQYMLVRELTGGAAGSAPKRTVDGEFVNPAQAGLAELPPAELCVVGDADQSIYAFRGATIRNILQFEEDYPDAVTILLEQNYRSTQTILSAANAVIERNANRREKKLWTAGEHGEKVIGYVADDEHGEAQFIAEEIDRLTDAGDARPGDVAIFYRTNAQSRVFEEVFIRVGLPYKVVGGVRFYERKEVRDVLAYLRVLSNPEDTVPLRRILNVPKRGIGDRAEAMIEALASRERISFAQALLRVDEAYGMAARSANAVKKFNALLAGLREVVESGAGPAAILEAVLEETGYLAELQSSTDPQDETRVENLQELASVALEYEQDPGERPDAGEDGAPPVGSLADFLERVALVADSDQIPDDEDGQGVITMMTLHTAKGLEFPVVFLTGMEDGIFPHMRALSQVKELEEERRLAYVGLTRARQRLYLTRSVLRSAWGQPAYNPASRFLDEIPVDLVEWKRTGATAVPASRGLSMSGSRGGGGGGGLSSQGPKAGWGKSARKVTEREVVSLAVGDRVSHDTFGLGTVAGVEGVGEKAKATIDFGSSGRKVLLLRYAPVEKL; translated from the coding sequence ATGAGTAGCCTCTTTGACGACCTCCCGCTGCCCGGCTTCGAGCCCTTCGAGGCGAAGCCCGCCGCCGACGCGATGCCCGTCGACCTTGCCGAGGAGCCTCCGCCGGAGGAGTACCACGGCCATGACGAGGGCGGTTACGAGGAAGAGATCCCCGCGGATCTCTTCCACACCGACTACGCCGCCCAGGCCGCCCGCGACGCGTACTACCGCAACGGCGCGCACCGCACCGTGGTCGACCCCGCGCAGCTGCTGGAGGGGATGAACGACCCGCAGCGCGAGGCCGTGCTGCACGCCGGGTCGCCGCTGCTGATCGTGGCCGGCGCCGGGTCCGGCAAGACCCGGGTGCTGACCCACCGGATCGCCTACCTGCTGGGCGCGCGCGGGGTGCAGCCGGGGGAGATCCTGGCGATCACCTTCACCAACAAGGCGGCCGGCGAGATGCGCGAGCGCGTCGAGCAGCTGGTCGGCCCGCGCGCGCGGGCGATGTGGGTGTCGACCTTCCACAGCGCCTGCGTGCGGATCCTGCGCCGGGAGAGCAAGCGGCTCGGCTTCACCTCCAGCTTCTCGATCTACGACTCGGCGGACTCGCAGCGGCTGATGTCGCTGGTCTGCCGGGACCTCGACCTGGACCCGAAGCAGTTCCCGCCGAAGTCCTTCACCGCCAAGGTCTCCAACCTCAAGAACGAGCTGATCGACGAGGAGAGCTACGCGGCCCAGGCGTCCAACCCGATGGAGCGCAAGCTGGCCGAGGCCTACGCGCTCTACCAGGCCCGGCTGCGCGAGGCCAACGCGCTGGACTTCGACGACATCATCATGACCACCGTCAACCTGCTGCAGGCCTTCCCGGACGCGGCCGAGCACTACCGGCGGCGGTTCCGGCACATCCTGGTGGACGAGTACCAGGACACCAACCACGCCCAGTACATGCTGGTCCGCGAGCTGACCGGCGGGGCGGCCGGCTCGGCGCCCAAGCGCACGGTGGACGGGGAGTTCGTCAATCCGGCCCAGGCCGGCCTGGCCGAACTGCCGCCGGCCGAACTCTGCGTGGTGGGTGACGCCGACCAGTCGATCTACGCCTTCCGCGGCGCGACCATCCGCAACATCCTGCAGTTCGAGGAGGACTACCCGGACGCCGTCACGATCCTGCTGGAGCAGAACTACCGCTCCACCCAGACCATCCTGTCGGCGGCCAACGCGGTGATCGAGCGCAACGCCAACCGCCGGGAGAAGAAGCTCTGGACGGCCGGCGAGCACGGCGAGAAGGTGATCGGCTACGTCGCGGACGACGAGCACGGCGAGGCGCAGTTCATCGCCGAGGAGATCGACCGGCTGACCGACGCGGGCGACGCCCGGCCCGGGGACGTGGCGATCTTCTACCGGACCAACGCGCAGTCCCGGGTGTTCGAGGAGGTGTTCATCCGGGTCGGCCTGCCGTACAAGGTGGTCGGCGGGGTGCGCTTCTACGAGCGCAAGGAGGTCCGGGACGTCCTGGCCTACCTGCGGGTGCTCTCCAACCCCGAGGACACCGTGCCGCTGCGCCGGATCCTCAACGTCCCCAAGCGCGGCATCGGCGACCGCGCCGAGGCGATGATCGAGGCGCTCGCCTCCCGTGAGCGGATCTCCTTCGCGCAGGCGCTGCTGCGGGTTGACGAGGCGTACGGGATGGCCGCGCGCTCGGCCAATGCGGTGAAGAAGTTCAACGCGCTGCTGGCCGGGCTGCGCGAGGTGGTCGAGTCGGGCGCCGGTCCGGCGGCGATCCTGGAGGCGGTGCTCGAGGAGACCGGGTACCTGGCCGAGCTGCAGTCCTCCACCGATCCGCAGGACGAGACCCGGGTGGAGAACCTGCAGGAACTCGCCTCGGTGGCCCTGGAGTACGAGCAGGACCCGGGCGAGCGGCCGGACGCGGGCGAGGACGGCGCGCCGCCGGTCGGCTCGCTGGCCGACTTCCTGGAGCGGGTCGCGCTGGTCGCCGACTCCGACCAGATCCCGGACGACGAGGACGGCCAGGGCGTCATCACGATGATGACCCTGCACACTGCCAAGGGCCTGGAGTTCCCGGTGGTCTTCCTGACCGGGATGGAGGACGGGATCTTCCCGCACATGCGGGCGCTCAGCCAGGTCAAGGAGCTGGAGGAGGAGCGCCGGCTCGCCTACGTCGGCCTGACCCGGGCCCGGCAGCGGCTCTACCTGACCCGCTCGGTGCTGCGCAGCGCCTGGGGCCAGCCCGCCTACAACCCGGCCTCGCGCTTCCTGGACGAGATCCCGGTCGACCTGGTCGAGTGGAAGCGCACCGGCGCGACCGCGGTGCCGGCCTCGCGCGGGCTGTCGATGAGCGGTTCGCGGGGCGGCGGTGGCGGCGGTGGGCTGAGCTCGCAGGGGCCGAAGGCCGGCTGGGGCAAGTCCGCGCGGAAGGTGACGGAACGTGAGGTGGTGAGCCTGGCGGTGGGTGACCGGGTCAGTCACGACACCTTCGGACTGGGCACGGTGGCCGGCGTCGAGGGGGTGGGGGAGAAGGCGAAGGCGACCATCGACTTCGGCTCCTCGGGCCGCAAGGTGCTGCTGCTGCGCTACGCGCCGGTGGAGAAGCTGTGA
- a CDS encoding cobalamin B12-binding domain-containing protein, with translation MGVSGPIRVVVAKPGLDGHDRGAKVIARALRDAGMEVIYTGLHQTPEQVVDTAIQEDADGIGLSILSGAHMTLCARVIELLKERDAADIKVFCGGIIPDADIAELKALGVADIFTPGTPTRDVVAWVEANLRAAG, from the coding sequence ATGGGTGTGTCAGGCCCGATCCGGGTGGTGGTTGCCAAGCCGGGGCTCGACGGCCATGACCGTGGCGCCAAGGTGATCGCGCGGGCCCTGCGCGACGCCGGTATGGAGGTGATCTACACCGGCCTGCACCAGACGCCCGAGCAGGTGGTGGACACCGCGATCCAGGAGGACGCGGACGGCATCGGCCTGTCCATCCTCTCCGGCGCCCACATGACCCTCTGCGCCCGGGTGATCGAGCTCCTCAAGGAGCGCGACGCGGCGGACATCAAGGTCTTCTGCGGCGGCATCATCCCCGATGCCGACATCGCCGAGCTGAAGGCGCTCGGCGTCGCCGACATCTTCACCCCGGGCACCCCGACCCGCGACGTGGTCGCCTGGGTCGAGGCCAACCTGCGCGCGGCCGGCTGA
- a CDS encoding DUF5691 domain-containing protein, whose translation MSSEHLSSAHVSGEHVSGEHVSSEDPWAQLQSTALLGTDRRPLPALSGSPAFTAAAAAVAGQDPATGLLELAALATVRRRAGLLPARAPQAARPAAVDLRPVLPEAAASRLGVLLAGRATGGGQANLAELLPQWLAEARARGYRPPAALVPALLDTARARSELRGDVVALAGPLGRWLAEHNPQWRYVLRTVGGDSPAEGERIWQEGLFAERVTHLTRLRRTDPAAALTLLAGTWSTERAEDRLLFLDALQEGLGAADEPFLETALDDRSKNVRATAAELLSSLPGSALGRRMADRALAAVRLADDGRRLLVAPPTACDTAMQRDGIAPSSPTGRGQRAWWLGELLAATPLSTWTSAFGLTPTQLLALPVADETEDATDATDATTDAADAVGSSDQWREELREAWARAAVRQHDADWARVLLGPAPRGARVSPGAPAKLLAVLPPPERAAWTAAFLRSHGLGDAFQLLGACATPWTPPLSTAVVAALERAAASGSYPWSHSGVLGLTERSLAPATAPAVEALATDAAPDTAWSETFARLAGTLRFRAAMLAELE comes from the coding sequence ATGAGCAGCGAGCACCTGAGCAGTGCGCATGTGAGCGGTGAGCATGTGAGCGGTGAGCATGTGAGCAGTGAGGACCCCTGGGCGCAGCTGCAGAGCACCGCGCTGCTCGGCACCGACCGGCGCCCGCTCCCCGCCCTGAGCGGCTCGCCCGCCTTCACCGCGGCGGCCGCCGCGGTGGCCGGCCAGGATCCGGCCACCGGCCTGCTGGAGCTGGCCGCGCTCGCCACCGTCCGCCGTCGGGCGGGGCTGCTGCCGGCCCGGGCCCCGCAGGCCGCCCGGCCTGCGGCCGTCGACCTCCGCCCCGTGCTGCCCGAGGCGGCCGCGAGTCGGCTCGGCGTGCTGCTGGCCGGGCGGGCCACCGGCGGCGGGCAGGCCAACCTGGCCGAGCTGCTGCCGCAGTGGCTGGCCGAGGCCCGGGCCCGCGGCTACCGCCCACCGGCCGCGCTGGTCCCGGCCCTGCTCGACACCGCCCGGGCCCGCAGTGAGCTGCGCGGGGACGTGGTGGCGCTGGCCGGGCCGCTCGGGCGCTGGCTGGCCGAGCACAACCCGCAGTGGCGCTACGTCCTGCGCACGGTCGGCGGCGACAGCCCGGCGGAGGGTGAACGCATCTGGCAGGAGGGCCTGTTCGCCGAACGGGTGACCCATCTGACCCGGCTGCGACGGACGGATCCGGCGGCCGCGCTGACCCTGCTCGCCGGCACCTGGTCGACCGAGCGGGCCGAGGACCGGCTGCTCTTCCTGGACGCCCTGCAGGAGGGTCTGGGTGCGGCCGACGAGCCGTTCCTGGAAACCGCGCTGGACGACCGCAGCAAGAACGTCCGGGCCACCGCCGCCGAGCTGCTCTCCAGCCTGCCGGGCTCGGCGCTGGGTCGGCGGATGGCTGATCGGGCATTGGCCGCCGTCCGGCTCGCCGACGACGGCCGACGGCTGCTGGTCGCCCCGCCCACCGCCTGCGACACCGCGATGCAGCGGGACGGGATCGCGCCCAGCTCGCCGACCGGACGGGGCCAACGGGCCTGGTGGCTGGGCGAATTGCTGGCCGCGACACCGCTGTCGACCTGGACCTCGGCCTTCGGTCTGACGCCGACTCAGCTGCTCGCGCTGCCCGTGGCGGACGAGACCGAGGACGCCACCGATGCCACCGATGCCACCACCGACGCCGCTGACGCCGTCGGGAGCAGCGACCAATGGCGTGAGGAACTGCGCGAGGCCTGGGCCAGGGCGGCGGTGCGCCAGCACGACGCCGACTGGGCGCGGGTCCTGCTCGGGCCCGCGCCACGCGGGGCGCGGGTGTCGCCCGGGGCGCCGGCCAAGCTGCTCGCGGTGCTGCCGCCACCGGAGCGGGCCGCCTGGACGGCCGCCTTCCTGCGCAGCCACGGGCTGGGCGACGCCTTCCAGTTGCTCGGCGCCTGCGCCACTCCGTGGACGCCGCCGCTCAGCACGGCGGTGGTGGCGGCCCTGGAGCGGGCCGCCGCATCCGGCTCCTATCCATGGAGCCACAGCGGCGTGCTGGGCCTGACGGAGCGTTCGCTGGCTCCCGCCACCGCGCCGGCCGTCGAGGCCCTGGCCACCGACGCCGCACCCGACACCGCCTGGTCCGAGACCTTCGCCCGGCTCGCCGGCACGCTGCGCTTCCGCGCCGCCATGCTGGCCGAACTCGAGTGA
- a CDS encoding SWIM zinc finger family protein encodes MEERWSTEHVLSLAPDAASLKAAGKLSGPAPWSGAGWGQGALWGECRGSGSTPYRTVVELGGPAYQCSCPSRKFPCKHALGLLLLWSGSPEAVPGGTVPPEWAAAWLAGRQKRAQKVSAPAAADPVAAARRAERRSARVAAGAQELCLRLADRIRQGLADPAAASAGWDQVAARMVDAQAPGLAARARELGSAGQESLLAEYALLHLLAAAYQRVGELPEPLAATVRARVGFTTDTAELLAGPTVRDQWLVLGRRDNADANLTTRRVWLHGTKTGRSALLLAFGRPGQAPDLPLPTGQLLEAELAFHPSARPLRAVIGARYGTPGTARTLPSGLSPTAGLAAYGEAVADDPWVESWPVVLAGVVPVPGRPDWYLTDGQHALPIRDTGEDARWRLAAVSGGRPVTVFGECGHRGFTPVTVWDESGKATGVSG; translated from the coding sequence ATGGAGGAACGTTGGAGCACCGAACACGTCCTGTCGCTCGCACCTGACGCTGCCTCGCTGAAGGCTGCCGGGAAGCTGTCCGGGCCCGCGCCCTGGTCCGGGGCGGGGTGGGGACAGGGCGCGCTCTGGGGGGAGTGCAGGGGGAGCGGGAGCACGCCGTACCGGACGGTGGTGGAGCTGGGCGGGCCGGCGTACCAGTGCAGCTGCCCCAGCCGGAAGTTCCCGTGCAAGCACGCGCTGGGGCTGCTGCTGTTGTGGAGCGGGAGCCCGGAGGCGGTGCCGGGCGGGACGGTGCCGCCCGAGTGGGCGGCCGCCTGGCTGGCCGGGCGTCAGAAACGCGCGCAGAAGGTGTCGGCGCCGGCCGCGGCCGATCCGGTGGCGGCCGCGCGGCGGGCCGAGCGGCGGTCGGCCCGGGTGGCGGCGGGGGCCCAGGAGCTCTGCCTGCGGCTGGCCGACCGGATCCGGCAGGGGCTGGCCGACCCGGCTGCCGCCTCGGCCGGCTGGGACCAGGTCGCGGCCCGGATGGTCGACGCCCAGGCACCCGGACTCGCCGCCCGGGCCCGCGAGTTGGGGTCGGCCGGGCAGGAGTCGCTGCTTGCGGAGTACGCCCTGCTGCACCTGCTGGCGGCCGCCTACCAGCGGGTCGGCGAGCTGCCCGAGCCGCTGGCCGCGACGGTCCGGGCCCGGGTCGGCTTCACCACCGACACCGCCGAACTGCTCGCCGGTCCGACGGTGCGGGACCAGTGGCTGGTGCTCGGCAGGCGGGACAACGCGGACGCGAACCTGACCACCCGTCGGGTCTGGCTGCACGGCACCAAGACCGGCCGCAGCGCCCTGCTGCTCGCCTTCGGCCGCCCGGGCCAGGCCCCCGACCTCCCGCTGCCGACCGGGCAGCTCCTGGAGGCCGAACTGGCCTTCCATCCGTCCGCCCGACCGCTGCGTGCCGTCATCGGCGCCCGGTACGGCACCCCCGGCACGGCCCGCACGCTCCCGTCCGGACTCTCGCCCACCGCGGGGCTCGCCGCCTACGGGGAGGCGGTGGCCGACGACCCGTGGGTGGAGTCCTGGCCGGTGGTGCTGGCGGGGGTGGTACCGGTGCCGGGCCGGCCCGACTGGTACCTGACGGATGGTCAGCACGCGCTGCCCATCCGGGACACCGGCGAGGACGCGCGCTGGCGCCTGGCGGCGGTCTCCGGCGGCCGTCCGGTCACCGTCTTCGGCGAGTGCGGGCACCGGGGCTTCACGCCCGTCACGGTCTGGGACGAATCCGGCAAGGCGACAGGAGTGAGCGGATGA
- a CDS encoding ATP-binding protein, with protein MLPGHPTARALVCAGAGDSKEPVVTDSDVTDSEKTAEVLRAHAEDAFAGELAALAAQDERPRPERWRLSPWAVATYLLGGELPDGTVITPKYVGPRRLVEVAVTTLATDRALLLLGVPGTAKTWVSEHLAAAISGDSTLLVQGTAGTPEEAVRYGWNYAQLLANGPSRDALVPSPVLRAMADGKIARVEELTRIPADVQDSLITILSEKTLPIPELGGETQAVRGFNLIATANDRDRGVNELSSALRRRFNTVVLPLPATLDEEVEIVARRVGQLGRALDLPELPGGAQEIRRVVTVFRELRDGVTTDGRTKVKTPTGTLSTAEAISVVTNGLALAAHFGDGVLRAGDVATGVLGAVVRDPVADQVVWREYVEGVLRERDGWKDFYRAARELSN; from the coding sequence ATGCTCCCTGGACACCCCACCGCCCGGGCACTCGTGTGTGCTGGGGCGGGCGATTCGAAGGAGCCCGTTGTGACTGATTCCGATGTGACCGATTCCGAGAAGACCGCCGAGGTGCTGCGCGCCCATGCCGAGGACGCGTTCGCCGGTGAGCTGGCGGCGTTGGCCGCGCAGGACGAGCGGCCGCGGCCGGAGCGCTGGCGGCTGTCGCCGTGGGCGGTGGCCACCTATCTGCTGGGAGGTGAGCTGCCGGACGGGACGGTGATCACGCCCAAGTACGTCGGGCCGCGCCGGTTGGTCGAGGTGGCGGTGACCACCTTGGCCACCGATCGGGCGCTGCTGCTGCTCGGGGTGCCGGGCACCGCCAAGACCTGGGTGTCCGAGCATCTGGCGGCCGCGATCAGCGGCGACTCCACGCTGCTGGTGCAGGGCACCGCGGGCACCCCCGAGGAGGCCGTGCGGTACGGCTGGAACTACGCCCAGCTGCTCGCCAACGGCCCGAGCCGGGACGCCCTGGTGCCCTCGCCGGTGCTGCGGGCGATGGCCGACGGGAAGATCGCCCGGGTCGAGGAGCTGACCCGGATCCCGGCCGACGTACAGGACAGCCTGATCACCATTCTGTCGGAAAAGACGTTGCCGATACCGGAGTTGGGCGGGGAGACTCAGGCTGTCCGCGGGTTCAACCTGATCGCCACCGCCAACGATCGCGACCGCGGAGTCAACGAACTCTCCAGTGCGCTGCGCCGCCGGTTCAACACGGTGGTGCTGCCCCTGCCGGCGACCCTCGACGAGGAGGTCGAGATCGTCGCCCGGCGGGTCGGCCAGCTCGGCCGCGCCCTGGACCTGCCCGAACTGCCGGGCGGCGCGCAGGAGATCCGACGGGTCGTCACGGTCTTCCGCGAGCTGCGCGACGGCGTCACGACCGACGGCCGGACGAAGGTCAAGACGCCCACCGGCACGCTCTCCACCGCCGAGGCGATCTCGGTGGTCACCAACGGTCTCGCGCTCGCCGCGCACTTCGGCGACGGCGTGCTGCGCGCGGGGGACGTGGCGACCGGCGTGCTCGGGGCGGTGGTCCGCGATCCGGTCGCCGACCAGGTGGTCTGGCGCGAGTACGTGGAGGGAGTGCTGCGCGAGCGGGACGGCTGGAAGGACTTCTACCGGGCGGCCCGCGAACTGTCCAACTGA